ATTTTCAGAATATCTTGTGCTAAAATTTTGTCCAAATATTTTATTGTTACTACTTTTCTTTCCTCCTTAGATACAGAAGTGAAATTTTACTGGAGTTTCCATTTCTGAAAAGGCCTTTTGTTCTTCTTTAAGTTAAATTCAATTTGTCCTTTCATAAAACTTATTGCTGAAATACCTTTATGTTTGTTACTGCCCAGGACTGCCTTGAATTATTGAACAATCTTCTCCGTGACAATGCTTCTAATCAGGTATATAGTTTCTGACATTGTTTATGCATACATTCTTTTCCTGCTGCTAATTGAACTCTTTGGTTTAGATACTACTGAGAGAGACAATAGGTTTTGATGCTGTAGTATCAATTTTGAAGCTAAGAGGAAGTTCGTACAGTTTTACCCAACAGAAGGTTAGATACTCCATGGTTCATAATTTTGAATTGTTCCAGTAGTTTGACATTTGATATGCTGTAGATATTTGAGCATGCTATCACATGAGTCTTCCTGATGAATTTTTTGTTTCTATAACAAAAAAATGCCAGTAGACGATCAATCTACTCAGTGCATTGGAAACCATTAATTTGTTAATGGTAGGGGGTGCAGATCCTGGAAAAGACACAAACAAGCTGACCAATAAAACAGTCCTGGTTCAGGTTTGTTACTAGATATCTGCTTTAGTTAGCACCTAGCATTGGAGATTTAATAGTGATTTTTATCCTAAAGTCATGTTGAATTGTCTTGTAGATAAAGGTTTTGGATTATCTTCTAATGCTAGGTGTTGAAAGCCAATGGACTCCCGTTGATGTACGTTGTGGGGTAAGACGTCTTTCTTGAACCTTCTTAATTGTTTTTTCCAGTGATAGGAGACAGTAACTATAGCCGTCTAAAGAAGAATCTTTAAACTTGGAGTATGTTTTTCAGATGATTTACATCCTATGGCCTATGGGAATATACTTTACCAGTTCACCAATAAGTGGATCAGTCTTATTCTTGGTTCTTTGTCTATAAGTCTTGGACTATTTTTCCCCCTCCTTCTCAATTAAATTATATGCCATTTTATTCAGATTAATTTCTTTGGTAGGCATTGCGTTGTATCGGTAATTTGATTGCTGGACATCCCAAAAATCTTGATGCTCTTGCAACCAAAGTTCTGGGTGAGGAGCCACAAGTAGAACCTGCTTTAAATTCCATTCTTCGAATCATTTTGCGGACATCCAGTATGCAAGAGTTCATGACAGCTGACCATGTTTTTAAGAGTTTTTGTGAGGTTGGTTCATGTATTTGCTCTTTAAATTCACCATTTTCTATGCTATTGTAATTTTGACTGTGTTAAACCCCTTAGTTTCTCAATGTGTAAAATCTGTAATAGGCCAATATCTCTTATTTTCATGTATTTCATTTGTGCTGATTGACTAGTTCAAAAATCTAATTTTGGACATCCTTTGTATTTGTTCAGAAAAATTCTGATGGTCAAACAATGTTAGCATCCACATTAATTCCTCAACCGCATTCAATGACTCATGCTCCTATAGAGGAGGACGTGAATATGTCATTTGGAAGGTTTGTTCAAGTGCATTTAATGattgattttttctttttaatttactaGTTTATTTTCTACCTGCTGACATTCCAATTTTTCTTGCGTAATTTGAATTTTTTCCATGGATAATCTGGCAGCATGCTGTTACATGGTCTTACTTTGAGTGAAAGTGACGGGGATCTTGAGGTAATGTTTTAGCATTTCACAAtagtatttgatttttcttttttttagaaaaaatgcCTGAAATCGTTGGCTTTTCTCATAAAAAATTGCAGCAACTTGTAGATATTGACATGTACTGAATAGAACCTGAGATTTATTTATTTCCTTATGTTTTACTTGAACAACATGACTAATATTTGAAGTACAGACCTGTTGCAGGGCTGCTAGTGTACTTTCTCATGTACTTAAGGACAATATCCAGTGCAAGGAAAAGGTATGCAGTCCCATTTCTTTCTCTGTTCTGTTTGTAGATGAATTAGGATGATAAGGTTCTAAAATTGTTGGGAAACAAACACCACAGATTAGTTGTACCATCTTACAAATTTCATcttccaatttttttttatacatttCAATATATTTTTTAGAAACAAATATTTGAACTTGTTACAGTATTGCTTTGTTTCTTTCTGCATGCCAGAGATATGTTTTGCTATCTACCTTCTTCAATATCTACTAATGAAAGTTATATTTTTCTTTGCCATGTTATATGGATACATAATTTGCATTGCTTAAATATGATACAGATCCCTGAAACATTATATTATTTTTGTGATTCCTTGGTGGGGGTGTAAGAGATGGTTAACATGTAAGAGATGGTTAATGGGACATTGAAAACACTCACAAGAGTGTTGCATTCCTTTTCAGCTACTATTTATCCGTGCAATCATGTATCATCCATATATGATTGCTTATTCATGTAACAAACTTTATATGTAAACTAGTTATAATTGTTTATAGGCATGTGACTGGTAAGTTGGCGAACAATTATATCTGTTGATGCTGTTTGTCAATAGCAAATAGGAATATGACTGCCATAGGGTAATATTCCTCTTATTCTagtattcatttttttttaataaccaCCAAAAATAATGAAGAATTAGAGGACTTGACTTTTCTCTAGAAGAAATTTCACTTTTTATTCTAGATTACCTAAGACGAGGAGAATGTTTGCAGGTTATACGAATTGAACTCGAGTCACCTATGCCATCCTTTGGAGCTGCAGAGCCACTAATGCACCGCATGGTGAAGTACTTGGCTCTTGCCTCCAGCATGAAAAACAAAGATACAAAGTCAAGTTCAATGGGGAACTTGTATGTTCAACCAATTATTTTGAAATTGCTGGTCACTTGGTTGGCTGACTGCTCCACTGGAGTTCAGTGCTTCCTCGATTCACGTCCCCACCTAACGTATCTTCTTGAGTTGGCATCCAATCCATCTGCAACTGTGTACATAAGGGGCTTGGCAGCAGTTCTCTTGGGAGAGTGTGTTATTTACAACAAGTCTGGTGAAAGTGGAAAGGATGCTTTTACTGTAGTTGATGCGATAAGTCAGAAAGTTGGGCTCACATCATACTTTCTCAAGTTCGATGAAATGATGAAAAGCTTCGTTTTCTCCTCTGCAAAGCAAGTAGAACCTCATAAACCAATGACAAGATCTGCTGCAGCTAGCATGGCAGAGATTGAAGATGTTGATGAGCAGGATTCCTCTGATCAAAATAATGAGGATCATCCTATTCTCTCGTCAGTATTTGACAGCTCTTTTGTCAACTTTGTCAAGAGGGTGGAGACAGATATCAGAGAAACTATTACAGATATATACAGTCGTCCAAAAAGTGAGGTAGCAGTTGTGCCTGCTGAATTGGATCAGAAGAGTGGAGAAAGTGATGAAGACTATATCAAGCGGCTGAAATCATTTGTGGAGAAGCAATGCTCTGAGATACAGGTGCCTTTTGTATCCGCTCgttgtttcttaaattatttgtaaatacTTGTGTGCTTTCAGGCTTGATAATCCATTGTTTAGTTCTTCATTTTCCagttttgaaataaaataggaaCTTGTCATTAGTTATAAAACCTTCATATTCCTGCTGTAGGAAGTGGCCCATCCTGAAAACGTTAAGAAATATTAATTGACAAGAGATAATCCAGGCCCCTTAAGATCTCTTTTGGATGAATTGGTCATGGGTGGTATATCGTTCAAAATGGTTTATTGTATAATAACCTAAGCATCAAGCAAATAAAGCCTGCAAAGAACCCAAAAAAGAAAGAACATTATCAACTGCAATAATGTTATGACAGATTCATATAGGAAGGAAAGTGAGTTGAGTAGAAAATTTGCTGTCACTGATAAATCAATGGGTAACCCCTTTTGCTCTGTCCCCACTGTTTTTTTGTTGGTTCATTGAATTGATCATGTGCTTAAATATGTCACAACCTCTATTGCAGAACAAAATAGAATGTCATTTTGTTCCCCAGTCGTTTGTATGCTCTATTTTACCATTCTCATGTTTCATGTGCATTGAGGCAAATTAAAGTTGCCTTTTACTGGAACTGACATGTTTGTACTGGTCATCCTAGATGTCATTCAACTTTTTGTCATACTGTGGCTTATGACAGGCTAGGAATTGAAACCTTTGCAGGAAGAATTTTAAACTCAAAATATATTGATTTGATGGTTTGTATTTTTCTCTCAGAATCTTCTTGGTCGGAATGCAACTTTGGCAGAGGAACTGGCCAAGATAGGTGGGCGTGGCTCTTCCCAAACTGAACGAAGTGCAAGTGGTGGGTTAGAAAGAGTCCAAGCAGAGACACTCAGAAGAGATCTTGAGGAAGCTTCTCAACGTATAGAGATGCTCAAAGTGGAAAAGGCCAAAATTGAATCTGAGGCATCCATGTACCAGAATTTAGCTGGGAAGATGGAGTCAGATCTAAAGAGTCTGTCTGATGCTTACAACAGCCTTGAACAGGCCAACTTCCATCTAGAAAAGGAGGTAAGAGCTTTGAAGAATGGTGGAGCATTGACAGTTCCAGATATTGAAGCACTAAAGGCAGAAGCTAGGGAAGAAGCCCAGAAAGAGAGTGAAGCAGAACTGAATGATTTGCTAGTGTGCCTTGGGCAAGAACAGAGTAAGGTGGAAAAGCTGTGTGCAAGGCTGTCGGAGCTAGGAGAGGATGTAGATAAACTGCTTGAAGGTATCGGAGATGACATGGGGCTGCCTGAAGATGACGAAGCAGAGGAAGACTGACGAAGCACTTATTCATGATGGTTTGAAGCCTCTTCTAATAGACTTTGGCTTTGTACATATCTGGGTGAATTGTACAGGTTACTAAGTTATTGTCTTGCGATAATTGGAACTGTGAATCAAACAGTTGTTGCGCGATTGGATTTAATGTATGTTTCGGCTTAGAAATTCTACTCTTTTTTAGAGTTTCAATTGGGGGGCAAAAAATAAAGGTAGATTGTCACTCGGCATGTAAGAATACAAAATGGAATCTCTGTACCTCTATTCTGTGTTTCTACaaggttattggaatttgtaggTGGAATCTAGAATCCTATGATAGGCGGACGAATTTGATTGAAACCTGCTGAGATTACATATCAGATTCAGATGTCATATATTGCGACTAACCAAGTTTGAATATAGATTTTCTTGGCTTTAAAACAAACATCTCTTGCCATTTCACTGGTCCCTGCCAGAATTCGGTATTTCACTTGTCCCTGCTAGAATTGGGTCATTCTTTGGTATTACTATTCGGCAATGGTTCATAGAGTCTTATGCTTAGCAAGCAATTCGATCAGACTAATACTCACCAACAACCAAGTAAATGTGAGGAAACTACCATTACCATTGGAGACTGAAAAAGAAAGAATGAAAGTAATAGCACTGTGTACTGTCGTTCGAAACACAAACTGCCCATTATTAAGACCTCGGTTTCACCAATGTAAAGGTAAGTGTAATTAAAATTATCATCACAAGAAGCGAGAACAATCATCCATTCTACCTTCTCTGTGcctggtagaaaatgtagaactgtGACTTAGCATACCCTCTTCAAAATCCTATTCTCCCAACTACACAATAACACATTTCTCACTGTCCTCAGCTATTCAGCTTCCCTTTCTCAACCTATGTTTAGCCCAATTACATAACATCTTTAAGGTTATATATTCAGAAAACATTAACAACTATAAAAACTTTGAACTTTCATTCAAAGGAAGAAATCTACAACAAAACAGATTACAATCAAATCTTCTACAAGCATTCACATCACTATTCAGCTAAATAAGAATTAAACTATTGCAAGACACTACTTTACAAGTTTCCTTCAAGAGACATGATGATAATTACTTCAAACAAACTTACTCATCACAAAGTGATGCCATAAGCTTACGAGGTGAAGACCAAACTGGGAGATCAATATATGATTGTGCCAACCACTCCTGTTGAGCATTGCACATTGCTTCTGCTATATCACATAAGCATGACACATCATGGATTACCGCTTCTTGTTCCTCTGCCTGCAATTTCAAGAATGATAGAGTCAAAATAGAACTCAAAACTATACTTTCAATCAAAGCACCTTGTTTGTGTATGATTTACAATTCAGCAAAGCCAATGAAAGATTAAATATTAGGCTCGAAGCAAAGTTACTGCAATTGAATTTCTAAAGAAACAACGGAATTCTGAATGACATCTTTATTCTTCCACAGAATGCATCAAATTTACCAATTACAAACATTTATTCTTAACGATTTCTTTATTCTCTTTCTCCTTGTGCAAGTAGCAAAATCCGTATGTTCTTGAACTTCTACGGAACTTCCAACTTCCAGATCTAAAGCCACCCACTTTTAGAAGCCCAAAATCTTGTTGAATGAACCACTGATAAGCAGATATGACAGTAAATTCACAAGAAGTGAAATCCTCCCATAAAAACCCAATCTTTTAAATCCATAAAACACGATTgcttctcaatcaactccacgtTAAAAATCAAAATACAGCAAGCAGAATTCAAATAGAATCTAATAATCAGTGAAAGCTTCATTAAAGTAATCCGGTTTCTCCCGTTAGGCATTAACAGTTCAGCGTATCTTTTTCCAAGTCCAGAATGAAACATCCAAGCGGAGACATCTAAAACTAACATTTCAGAACCATTTGCCAAAATTTCAAAAACCCAAATTACCTGCGAAAGGAGTTTATCGATTAGTGACTCAGAAGATCCCTCCATGTTTGTCGAAGGCGATCCCAAAGAAGACGACGCCATTTCTCGCACATCTTGCTGACGTGTTTGCAATTCAAGTTGCTGGTTCGCTCTCTCTTGCATCGCATGCAAGTTGCTCGACAAAAGTTCCCACTGGTCGATCTCCTTTTGGTACCGACTTTTTAACTTCAAAAGGATCTTTCTCTTTCGTTGTCTCCGATGCCTCTCATCGGCCATGGGGTCCGGCAGAGGAGGTTGAGCAGCGGCAGTTGAGTCGAGGAGACGACGGCGCTTGAGGATCTTGTAGGTAAAGCCATCGTCATCATGGCGGAGCTCCCAGTCCTCCCCCTCCTCAGCTCCAGAAGCCATGGCCACTGAGTCCATAAACTTGGAGCGCGAAATTTTAAAGGGAAGAGACCCTccaaattttgaaaaatgcacacactgaaattttcaaatattttGGAGACGAAAACGAAAGGAGCAAGCGTCAATTGGGTGTGTTGCAGTATTTTTTCCTCTCTATTATTATCAATGCTTTCAACTTCGCCCGTTCATTAAATGAATAGGGTGGAGGTAGAATATTAAGGAGTTAAGCTCTAATGGAGATAAAACTGGATTATTAAGTAAAAGAGTTGGATTTATGAATCAAAATTTTAAGGAAATttagaaatatattttttttaattagagaggaaaaaatattgttttataaaatgaaaatttatttttttttattaagtagaatttattataaaaaataacaaaTATATTACATTATGTTTGAGGGGAAATGAGAatgataaattaatatatttattataaattatataaatattagttttttatgtgtttattttattttcttatagttTACACACTTttgtaatatataataaaatattaattttattttaaaaaatattttaaatatttaattagaattttaaattttatgtaatAATATTTTATGATAAAAAACTTAGAATAAAATTTTCGTAATGATAGATTTATTTATAtgagtaaaatttatatattaaaattttataaaataataaagataaaattttatatacttTTTATGACAGAAAAAGATTATAGAATTAAAAATAGTTAATAATTCAAGTaaatacaataataataaattaattacattaatCATTCAAAGTAgcaatttgataaaattaataaacCTTTAGTTTtccatttttgaaaaaaaaaacatttaattttctttgaaattGTCAAATAATAATAGTTGTTAAAtactttatattaatataatataatttaatttaattgaaaattagtttatatatatgtatatatatagagagaattAGAATTCTAGAGGTTTAGGGCAATTGACaccaaacttttaaattttaaacttttttatGATGGTCCAACCGGTTTAGATTTAGTCCTCGCCAGTTCGATCGAATCAACTCCGATTCATAAAAATAAAGagcttttaattaaaattaaattggttATTGATCCAATTCCAGGTAGGGTTGagtattcggttcaaaccgaaccaaattaaattataaaaattgaattacttattttagaaatcgaatcgaaccgaaattgataaaaaatcgaatcgaatcgaactgctttatttcgattcgattcggttcaaactgatcgattttgatttttgattattttttaatttagacttgattttcatgttatttagtctaattttgacattggtttgaacctaataaataTTAAACAATGAAattaaactctctctctctctctctctctctctctctctctctctctatatatatatatatatatatatatatatatatataattcataaattccccataaaattaaatcaattcaaaaattaattcggttcgatttggtttaatttaaatatataaaattactatttggttcgattcgatttaactaatttttttctctttaaaatcaaaccaaaccaaaataactaaaatttttataaaataaaatcaaatcgaaccgattaaattttaaaaccgaaccaattAAACCCAATTGACTCGGTTCTATTCGAtttttcagtttgaaccgaaATCTGCTCGCCCTTAGTTCCTGCTTAAATTGACCGATCAGTTTGATTTTCACAACAACAATTATTATTCATATATTATTACATCTTAcagtaattttaaattttcattctttaatttaaattattaatttaattttgcttcttaactttcatttatattacaaaaatatCTCAATTTCAATATTGTTCTTGAAAAGGTCTTCTTTACCTTTGTTAGTTGACTTTCTGATAAATACACATTGTCCCTCTCTTCTTTCTTATCTGTCTCTCTAATTCGCACTCTCTTATTCTTCAATACATATTTCTCAACTATCAAATTGCACATGTCTCTCATACAACTTTACAACCAACAATAATTTTCTTCCCTTTGCTTCCCCTTAAATTATCCCATAAATAAAGTAAAAGTATGgagtaaaaattaaataaaaaccaCATGAGATCAAGAATTAATGCACCCCATACAAATTAATGCATAACCAACTTAAATGTTTGAAATCCTATCAATTCCCTTCAACGAAGTTCTGGGACTGATACATGACTTAGTTGACACTATCATGGTTAATGTAGAAGTGAGACGTTGAGCCATAAATATTGAAACTTTAACTTCAAGTCAACAACCAAGGAATTTAAGGATAGACCCATGACCAAAATTGCAGGCAGCATAAGAGGCTTCCCAACTGGCATATCATTGGTCTCTGATTGACTATGGAGGAGGCAAAGGGCAATGCTATTTCGGGTAGGGAGGTTGGGATCCTTTGAGAGGTACTTTGAGGAGTGGCTAGGCAATGAGTATCGTACCATTATAAATGGCAAAACGCATATTTAAGTTCATGAGCTTTACTTTATGTTAATATTAAGCTCCTATACTTTGTGTTCCATATTTTAAgcccttaaaattttaaatttgttaacATTATACCATTTTTTTAAATTGTCTCTTTGTGTGTGTCATTCATTCGCAGTGTGCAGCAAGTTGAAGGGAAAAAGTAATCTGATTATGATAGATACCATTCACATTTAAGAGAGAGAAAATTAAAAATTGTAGAACTATAAACCTAAAAAACATACATAAAACCATCTAAAAAGACCATTATAATGCAACATCTCTTTCTGTTGATTCTCTCCCCTATTTAAGCAAGAAAATTGTGAAGAAATTAGCGATCGATTTTTCTTAGGATTTGTTAATCAAGCAGTACTCTTGAGTATCATCTTCTCCAAAATCTTAGTTAGTACTGTCAACATTGGTTAAAAGAGATACAAAATTCAATGGTGGGCCTTCTTGCATTTGTTCCAACTCATGCTTTAAGTTTGTAACATCCCTTTTCATCTTATTAAAAAACATTATAAGATAATCATTGAATCTTTCATCATGACACCTAAAAAAATCATAATGGCTACCCTACATTTACATGAATTTCGAAACAAGTAACCAAATCAATTACCCGAATAACTTGCCAAAATCATTTTCCCAAATCAATTACCCAAGCTAGCCACATTATTCTTCAATTTGAGGTCAATGCATAAGAATCTTGTGTACCTGATATGAACAACTCTATAACCTCCTAGCCGGGTTTTTATCTGTCCATGATGTCTTTAGCTTAATAGGTCTCTTATAAAAGTATCTCACCTCAAACGGATATCCAATAGCAACACCTTTCTACACCCCTTACACATTTATTGAGCTCTAATTGTATAGCCATCAATTAGCTACTGGTTTCTCAAAATGGGTAAGGGTTTCTCAAGAGAATACCTAATTTTGTAAAATGATGAAGTAGTTTTTTAGGTTTTATAAACAAATAAAagctactttatttttttttttttacacttatCTGTTTGTTTAAGAGAAAAGGATTTACCATTTGCTAAGATAGATTTCCATTTACTCTCAATTAAAAAAGGTATAATGTCAATAAATTTGAAAGTTTAAGGGCTTAAAACATAGAGCACAAAGTACAAGAATTTAATGTTAATATAAAGCAAAGTCTAGGATCTAAAGTATGTGTTTTGCTATTATAAATCCTTTTGTTTGTTTCTCTCACCTCTTTCATTTTGTTTTTGAACACTTTAACTTGCTTACATTGATGTATATTTGTTGTTTTACTTGTTGGATATTTGCCTATTCATTGTGAAGGCCTTTTATATATCATTGATGCTTGAACAAagttgattattattatttttttttgtgtaAGATGTGATCTTTAGAGCTTTGTTGTACCTTGTTTTGCGACCCAAAACATagcatatttttttaatattggtGTTCTACTTTGTTGTTATTATTGTTGTGCTTTCTtactatacatacatacatatatatatatatatatatatatatatatatatatatatatatatatatatatatatatatgcttattTTATTAACACATGTATAGAAGTGCATAGCTATAGATTTTTCATAAGGCTTCAATCAATAGTCGAAAAATGTAGAATAGTCTAATTCATTTTTATTGGACTCCATTTTTGTGGGACAACAATGTAAAATGTCAAAAATActcatttctcttatttttcccTTCATTCTCTAAACCTCTCTCCTTCCTCATCTCTTTGTGCTCTTTGCCTTTTTCTATCTTTGTCTCTATCCCTTCTTTCTCTTCATACAACCATAGCTAACAAAACCACAAAAATTCAAGTCATAACTCAATCCAACTAATCAAGTGCTCACATCTAAAATAGACAAATAAACTCCAAAAAGAATGAATTCCAAGAGGTTGAAATAAAAGGGCTACAAACAAAAATctaaatttagataaaaaaaaaatacaagatgcAAAAAAAGAGACTAGTATTGAGAGAAGAAGAGAACCCACAtacacaaatttgaggaaaaaaaatacttaaagaatattaaattaaaagCTCCCAACCCCACTTAGCAAACTTAAATTTCTTCCCTTGTGTTATGAATCCAAAGTGGAATGGTTAGTTAGAGTAGTGGTGGATGGCAAGCAAAAGTTGTGTAAAAGTGGAAGGGTGGGCCTTGAGTGGAAGTAGAGGGAGTACATGTAGTGACAAACACAACATTTAGGTTTAAGGGGCCATTGATAGACATAAATTTAagcataattatttaatatttaaacttAGGATAACAAATGACGAACTTAGAGGTAATCTTTAGTGTGCTTCACTCACAATTAGATGATTTTAGTCATACACTCTTTTTACTTGTTACTAAGAAATCTCATTATTATTTAAGGCtcaattattattaaaatgaaattatagtaaaattgatgaatattataatattaaattgttAATTATAAACAAAAGGTActtgatcaaaattaaataaaattttaacatctTTTAAAAATTTAGCTTTTTATGTAATTACGCccatttttttattacttaaatgaAAAGTTAAAACAGATagatcattaatttttaatttcttacgagtgatcaaataattttattttcaacaAAAGGAATTAAAGTGTAAATTTTGGCAAGCATCAGGGACTATTCTGTAATTTATCCTTTCAAATAAGTAAAGATTCAGCGGTGTGTCCAAAGCTTAGCTCATGTCACAGGCAACAGTTACTAGTTTTCCAGGATTGGGCTTCAAGGTCAGTGTCTGCAATCGTGCTTAAACCCCAAATATTAACAACGGGAAACATCTGATCATCAATGGCTAAATCTCTTTCTCTACGCTTTCTTCACCCAAAACCCATGGCTTTCTCGGCATCAACGACCATGAAATTCACTCCCTCTCCCTTACTTTTTTCCTCAAAACCCAAATCTCTAAACAAATTGGTCTTCTCACTTCCATTGAGGTGGTTCTCCTCCACTTCTTCTCCTTACCCTCTTCAGTACGAGATGATTATCAACCGCCCAACTCAGCCCCCACCTGCCCAAACTCGTCGCAGACCCACCCGGCTTAGTAAATCCGACTCCTATAGCTCACCAGAGCCGGAATCACCCCAAACTCCTGATTCAGAACTCGGTCTTGATTCATGGGTCGAGCAGAAGCTATCTGTGGACAGAGATGATGTAGAGATGGATAAGTCTAAGAGAAAGTATTACAACAAGAGGAGAAAAAGAATGTATGGGTCAGATTCTGATGAGGATGGTGGAAAGAATGAAGAGGGCTTTGTAGAATTGAAGCCTGAGGTTGTGAACTTTCGTAGTTTACATAAGAGAGAGGAGGAATTGTATTTCTACGATACATTTGCTTATCCATGGGAAAAAGATAAACATTACAAGATGGTTTATCAGTTGGAGAAGAAGTATTTCCCTGACCAATGCTTCGATAAGGCATTCATTGATCCTAAAGATTCTAATATGAATTCAAATGGGATAGCAAAGAGTAGTAGGAGTGGTAAGAGGGCAGAGAAGAGAGATAATGGAGTTGTAGACCAACAAGATGATAGAGG
The Hevea brasiliensis isolate MT/VB/25A 57/8 chromosome 18, ASM3005281v1, whole genome shotgun sequence genome window above contains:
- the LOC110649594 gene encoding uncharacterized protein LOC110649594 isoform X2, giving the protein MAKSLSLRFLHPKPMAFSASTTMKFTPSPLLFSSKPKSLNKLVFSLPLRWFSSTSSPYPLQYEMIINRPTQPPPAQTRRRPTRLSKSDSYSSPEPESPQTPDSELGLDSWVEQKLSVDRDDVEMDKSKRKYYNKRRKRMYGSDSDEDGGKNEEGFVELKPEVVNFRSLHKREEELYFYDTFAYPWEKDKHYKMVYQLEKKYFPDQCFDKAFIDPKDSNMNSNGIAKSSRSGKRAEKRDNGVVDQQDDRGLVFFEEKGEIETNSAKDSNKDITERKVEEFFKCLKKVPSKDNEVDNREPYLVTRSTELPPTWDGPHGTVVLVNKPKGWTSFTVCGKLRRLVKVKKVGHAGTLDPMATGLLIVCVGKATKLVERYQGMIKGYSGVLRLGEATSTWDADSPVIQREPWEHIKDVDIRKAAASFCGEIWQVPPMFSAIKLLFTHFWKINELMLFSKAVQPVF
- the LOC110649594 gene encoding uncharacterized protein LOC110649594 isoform X3 is translated as MAKSLSLRFLHPKPMAFSASTTMKFTPSPLLFSSKPKSLNKLVFSLPLRWFSSTSSPYPLQYEMIINRPTQPPPAQTRRRPTRLSKSDSYSSPEPESPQTPDSELGLDSWVEQKLSVDRDDVEMDKSKRKYYNKRRKRMYGSDSDEDGGKNEEGFVELKPEVVNFRSLHKREEELYFYDTFAYPWEKDKHYKMVYQLEKKYFPDQCFDKAFIDPKDSNMNSNGIAKSSRSGKRAEKRDNGVVDQQDDRGLVFFEEKGEIETNSAKDSNKDITERKVEEFFKCLKKVPSKDNEVDNREPYLVTRSTELPPTWDGPHGTVVLVNKPKGWTSFTVCGKLRRLVKVKKVGHAGTLDPMATGLLIVCVGKATKLVERYQGMIKGYSGVLRLGEATSTWDADSPVIQREPWEHIKDVDIRKAAASFCGEIWQVPPMFSAIKIAAFHPFLENQRVDAFL
- the LOC110651382 gene encoding uncharacterized protein LOC110651382; amino-acid sequence: MDSVAMASGAEEGEDWELRHDDDGFTYKILKRRRLLDSTAAAQPPLPDPMADERHRRQRKRKILLKLKSRYQKEIDQWELLSSNLHAMQERANQQLELQTRQQDVREMASSSLGSPSTNMEGSSESLIDKLLSQAEEQEAVIHDVSCLCDIAEAMCNAQQEWLAQSYIDLPVWSSPRKLMASLCDE